Proteins encoded by one window of Rhea pennata isolate bPtePen1 chromosome 11, bPtePen1.pri, whole genome shotgun sequence:
- the RLIM gene encoding E3 ubiquitin-protein ligase RLIM isoform X3, producing the protein MRIEFPVFFTGAESAEDVSNGDSIIDWLNSVRQTGNTTRSGQRGNQSWRAVSRTNPNSGDFRFSLEINVNRNNGNTNPETENEPSVEPSSGEDLENSQSDSEIPRSESPSVRQPGSERSTSEELTTEEASPPRGQRRARSRSPEQRRTRARTDRSRSPINPVSETPRRAHHNTSSQTLDHSLVNEAEGSSRTRQHVTLRQHTVGTEMPSENAVLFSAPETRPVPQAAGSSETNGSSESATPGQRPPTIVLDLQVRRVRPGEYRQRDSIANRTRSRSQTPNNTVTYESERGGFRRTFSRSERAGVRTYVSTIRIPIRRILNTGLSETTSVAIQTMLRQIMTGFGELSYFMYSDSDADPSGPTPNQNVDASEPQGGGGGGSSSNESTDASSGEVYEGGNEGGSTSSARREGRNTRGSVTFEESGSLPFLSLAQFFLLNEDDDDQPRGLTKEQIDNLAMRNFGESDALKTCSVCITEYTEGNKLRKLPCSHEYHVHCIDRWLSENSTCPICRRAVLASGNRESVV; encoded by the coding sequence TTCAAATGGAGATTCTATAATAGACTGGCTTAATTCAGTCCGACAGACTGGAAATACAACACGAAGTGGGCAACGAGGAAACCAATCTTGGAGAGCAGTGAGCCGGACTAACCCAAACAGTGGTGACTTCAGATTCAGTTTGGAAATAAATGTCAACCGTAATAATGGGAACACAAATCCAGAAACTGAGAATGAGCCATCTGTAGAGCCTTCCAGTGGGGAGGATTTGGAGAACAGCCAAAGTGACTCTGAAATTCCAAGGTCTGAATCACCATCCGTAAGGCAGCCTGGATCAGAAAGGAGCACTTCAGAGGAGCTGACAACTGAGGAAGCCTCTCCTCCtagagggcagaggagagcgaGAAGTAGGAGCCCAGAACAGCGGAGAACACGGGCTAGGACTGATAGAAGTAGGTCACCTATTAATCCAGTGAGTGAGACTCCTCGCAGGGCTCATCACAATACATCATCTCAAACACTTGACCATTCCTTGGTAAATGAAGCTGAGGGAAGTTCTAGAACTAGGCAGCATGTGACCTTAAGGCAGCATACAGTGGGGACTGAGATGCCAAGTGAAAATGCAGTTCTGTTTTCAGCCCCTGAAACAAGACCTGTTCCTCAAGCAGCAGGTTCTTCAGAAACTAATGGCAGCAGTGAATCTGCAACTCCTGGGCAGAGGCCTCCTACTATAGTGCTTGATCTTCAAGTGAGAAGAGTTCGTCCAGGAGAATATCGACAAAGAGACAGTATAGCCAACAGAACTCGGTCCAGATCCCAGACACCTAACAACACAGTCACTTACGAAAGTGAACGGGGAGGGTTTAGGCGTACGTTTTCACGTTCAGAACGGGCTGGAGTGAGAACTTATGTCAGTACCATTAGGATTCCTATTCGTAGAATCTTAAACACGGGCTTGAGCGAGACGACATCAGTTGCTATTCAGACTATGCTAAGGCAGATAATGACAGGCTTTGGAGAGCTAAGTTACTTCATGTACAGTGATAGCGATGCAGATCCTAGTGGCCCCACTCCGAATCAGAATGTGGATGCTTCTGAGCCAcaggggggtggtggtggtggaagtTCAAGCAATGAAAGTACAGATGCTAGCTCAGGGGAGGTGTACGAAGGTGGTAACGAAGGCGGTTCGACATCCAGTGCTAGAAGAGAAGGTCGGAATACTAGGGGATCGGTCACCTTTGAAGAAAGTGGTTCTCTACCATTCCTTAGCCTGGCACAGTTTTTCTTATTAAACGAAGATGACGATGACCAACCAAGAGGACTCACCAAAGAACAAATTGACAACCTAGCAATGAGGAATTTTGGTGAGAGCGATGCTCTGAAAACCTGTAGTGTGTGTATTACAGAATACACGGAAGGCAACAAGCTTCGTAAACTGCCTTGTTCCCATGAGTACCATGTCCACTGCATTGACCGCTGGTTATCAGAAAATTCCACTTGTCCCATTTGTCGCAGAGCAGTCTTAGCTTCCGGTAACAGAGAGAGTGTTGTCTAA